A stretch of the Agromyces larvae genome encodes the following:
- the murI gene encoding glutamate racemase encodes MTDAPIGIFDSGVGGLTVARAVKDQLPNESILYVGDLEHSPYGPKKIADVRRYALAVIDDLVAQGVKMVVIACNTASAAMLRDARERYDVPVVEVIQPAVRRAVATTRNGRVGVIGTAGTIQSRAYDDAFAAAPHLELFSQACPRFVEFVEAGVTTGDELLRVAEGYLAPLQRAGIDTLVLGCTHYPFLKGAISYVMGEEVALVSSDVETANDVYRVLVSQGLERRTPSPPSYRYEATGDSTSAFLDLAHRLIAPEIPSVELVHTGAITLPRTPQSTYPRGPQ; translated from the coding sequence GTGACGGACGCACCCATCGGGATCTTCGACTCCGGGGTCGGGGGGCTCACGGTGGCCCGTGCCGTGAAAGACCAGCTGCCGAACGAGTCGATCCTCTACGTCGGCGACCTCGAGCACTCGCCCTACGGTCCGAAGAAGATCGCGGATGTCCGGCGCTACGCGCTCGCCGTCATCGACGACCTCGTCGCGCAGGGCGTGAAGATGGTCGTGATCGCCTGCAACACGGCATCGGCCGCGATGCTGCGCGACGCGCGCGAACGGTACGACGTGCCGGTCGTCGAGGTGATCCAGCCCGCCGTGCGGCGCGCGGTCGCGACGACGCGCAACGGCCGGGTCGGGGTGATCGGCACCGCCGGCACCATCCAGTCGCGCGCCTACGACGACGCGTTCGCGGCGGCACCCCACCTCGAGCTGTTCTCGCAGGCGTGCCCGAGGTTCGTCGAGTTCGTCGAAGCGGGCGTGACCACCGGCGACGAGCTGCTGCGAGTCGCCGAGGGCTACCTCGCGCCGCTGCAGCGCGCCGGCATCGACACGCTCGTGCTCGGCTGCACCCACTACCCGTTCCTGAAGGGCGCGATCTCGTACGTGATGGGCGAGGAGGTCGCGCTCGTCTCCAGCGACGTCGAGACCGCGAACGACGTGTACCGGGTGCTCGTCTCGCAGGGGCTCGAGCGCCGAACCCCGAGCCCGCCCAGCTACCGCTACGAGGCGACCGGCGACTCGACCAGCGCATTCCTCGACCTCGCGCACCGGCTCATCGCCCCTGAGATCCCGAGCGTCGAACTCGTCCACACCGGCGCCATCACCCTGCCCAGAACTCCGCAGAGCACCTATCCGAGAGGACCGCAGTGA
- a CDS encoding nicotinate phosphoribosyltransferase, which yields MTGSAALFTDRYELTMVDAALLDGTAHRESLFEAFARSLPGGRRYGVVAGTGRLLELIERFRFEDAELEWLRANEVVRPATLDWLADYRFRGDVWGYREGEAYFPGSPLVTIQASFAEAVMLETLVLSTLNFDSSVASAAARMVSVALGRPIAEMGSRRTNERSAVAAARAAYIAGFDATSNLEAGRTWGIPTMGTAAHAFTLLHDSEEAAFRAQVAAFGPKTTLLVDTYDIERGVETAVRVAGPELGAVRIDSGDLPTVVAAVREQLDALGAVNTKITVTSDLDEYTIAAMSGSPVDSYGVGTSVVTGSGHPAAGMVYKLVARRDDAGEWVSVAKASASKASVGGRKNAARRLDSTRTAREELVYVGDGPAGEAEFEPGDRLRPLMVQLMAGGEAVASYTGAAGTEAARAHRAEVMQELPIEAFRLARGEPAIPTTYR from the coding sequence GTGACCGGCTCAGCTGCCCTCTTCACCGACCGCTACGAGCTCACGATGGTGGACGCCGCCCTGCTCGACGGCACCGCCCACCGCGAGAGCCTGTTCGAGGCGTTCGCGCGCTCGCTGCCCGGGGGGCGCCGGTACGGCGTCGTGGCGGGCACGGGCCGGCTGCTCGAACTGATCGAGCGGTTCCGGTTCGAGGACGCCGAGCTCGAGTGGCTGCGGGCGAACGAGGTGGTGCGGCCCGCCACGCTGGACTGGCTCGCCGACTACCGGTTCCGCGGCGACGTGTGGGGGTACCGCGAGGGCGAGGCGTACTTCCCCGGCTCGCCGCTCGTCACGATCCAGGCCTCGTTCGCCGAGGCGGTGATGCTCGAGACGCTCGTGCTGTCGACGCTGAACTTCGACTCCTCGGTCGCGAGCGCCGCGGCGCGCATGGTGTCGGTCGCCCTCGGGCGGCCGATCGCCGAGATGGGGTCGCGTCGCACGAACGAGCGCTCGGCGGTCGCGGCCGCGCGCGCTGCGTACATCGCGGGGTTCGACGCCACCTCCAACCTCGAGGCGGGGCGCACCTGGGGCATCCCCACGATGGGCACCGCCGCGCACGCCTTCACCCTGCTGCACGACAGCGAGGAGGCGGCGTTCCGGGCGCAGGTCGCCGCGTTCGGCCCGAAGACGACGCTGCTCGTCGATACCTACGACATCGAGCGCGGCGTCGAGACGGCCGTGCGCGTCGCCGGTCCCGAGCTGGGTGCGGTGCGCATCGACTCGGGCGACCTGCCGACCGTGGTCGCCGCGGTGCGCGAGCAGCTCGACGCGCTCGGCGCGGTGAACACGAAGATCACGGTCACGAGCGACCTCGACGAGTACACGATCGCCGCGATGTCGGGCTCCCCGGTGGACTCCTACGGCGTCGGCACCTCGGTCGTGACCGGGTCGGGGCATCCGGCCGCCGGCATGGTCTACAAGCTCGTCGCCCGCCGCGACGACGCGGGCGAGTGGGTGTCGGTCGCGAAGGCGTCGGCGTCGAAGGCGTCGGTCGGCGGCCGCAAGAACGCGGCGCGGCGGCTGGACTCGACGCGCACCGCGCGCGAGGAGCTCGTCTACGTCGGCGACGGACCCGCCGGCGAGGCGGAGTTCGAGCCGGGCGATCGGCTGCGCCCGCTGATGGTGCAGCTCATGGCAGGCGGCGAAGCGGTTGCCTCGTACACCGGCGCCGCGGGCACCGAGGCCGCGCGGGCGCACCGCGCCGAGGTGATGCAGGAGCTGCCGATCGAGGCGTTCCGTCTGGCGCGCGGCGAGCCGGCGATCCCGACGACGTACCGCTGA
- a CDS encoding DUF3039 domain-containing protein: MSHTPRPLTPRASIADPDQPGGGTSVLDRELEKLLEEEHIEPGDHERFSHYVKKEQILESALTGKPVKALCGKKWTPGRDPEKFPVCPTCKEIYERMKRE; encoded by the coding sequence ATGTCCCACACCCCGCGGCCGCTCACCCCGCGCGCGAGCATCGCCGACCCCGACCAGCCCGGCGGCGGCACCAGCGTGCTCGACCGCGAGCTCGAGAAGCTCCTCGAAGAGGAGCACATCGAACCCGGCGACCACGAGCGCTTCTCGCACTACGTCAAGAAGGAGCAGATCCTCGAGTCGGCGCTCACCGGCAAGCCCGTGAAGGCGCTGTGCGGCAAGAAGTGGACCCCGGGCCGCGACCCCGAGAAGTTCCCGGTCTGCCCGACCTGCAAAGAGATCTACGAGCGCATGAAGCGCGAATAG
- a CDS encoding ATP-binding cassette domain-containing protein yields MTSVSRSPKDEPEATGSGETADPGTSSTRPARPTSGAARTPRPRRPKSETDASSAAPTASKRTNASKAASAKSTAARSAAAKSSRTTANKKAAGSATTAGGRTRSNATAAKQRERIAASITTETTELEPPRRSEAEPVEKKQRRTAAELAAAQIAIADAEIADAKLAEPETEIAEAPVEEASVEEAPVEEAPVEEAPVEEAPVEEAPVEEAPVEEVPLEVALVEDGPVEAAPVVEAPVVEESVVEEPEVEASEVSALSEASDESPRVTEVVPLPVRPKPNEARTLRPARVAPPADAATVLEIDGLEKRFGANTAVDRVSLDVRVGSFFGIVGPNGAGKTTTLSMVTGLLRPDAGTVRIHGIDAWADPKHAKRNTGVLPDRLRLFDRLTGAQLLYYSGILRGLDPRTVKERSADLVAAFALDDAIDRLVADYSAGMTKKIALACAMIHSPRLLVLDEPFESVDPVSAANLTEILERYVAGGGTVLLSSHSMDLIERVCDSVAVVVSGRILASGTLDEVRRGESLEERFVELAGGRKAAEGMEWLHSFSD; encoded by the coding sequence GTGACTTCAGTTTCGCGCTCACCCAAGGACGAGCCAGAAGCCACCGGCTCGGGGGAGACAGCCGATCCGGGGACTTCGTCGACTCGTCCCGCCCGCCCGACCTCGGGTGCCGCGCGCACGCCGCGTCCGCGCCGACCGAAGAGCGAGACGGATGCCTCGTCGGCCGCGCCGACCGCATCCAAGCGCACGAACGCATCGAAGGCGGCGTCGGCCAAGTCGACGGCGGCCAGATCCGCAGCTGCGAAGAGCTCCCGCACGACGGCGAACAAGAAGGCCGCCGGTTCGGCGACGACGGCGGGCGGCCGCACCCGCAGCAACGCGACGGCAGCGAAGCAGCGCGAGCGCATTGCCGCGTCGATCACGACCGAGACCACCGAGCTCGAGCCGCCGCGCCGGAGCGAGGCGGAACCCGTCGAGAAGAAGCAACGGCGGACGGCTGCCGAGCTCGCAGCGGCGCAGATCGCCATCGCGGACGCCGAGATCGCGGACGCGAAGCTCGCGGAGCCCGAGACGGAGATCGCGGAGGCGCCGGTCGAGGAAGCGTCGGTCGAGGAGGCGCCGGTCGAGGAGGCGCCGGTCGAGGAAGCGCCGGTCGAGGAAGCGCCGGTCGAGGAAGCGCCGGTCGAGGAAGCGCCGGTCGAGGAAGTACCGCTCGAAGTGGCGCTGGTCGAGGACGGGCCGGTTGAAGCGGCGCCGGTCGTCGAAGCGCCGGTGGTCGAGGAGTCCGTCGTCGAGGAGCCAGAGGTCGAGGCATCCGAGGTCTCCGCACTGTCCGAGGCATCCGATGAATCGCCCCGCGTGACCGAGGTCGTGCCGCTGCCGGTGCGCCCGAAGCCGAACGAGGCGCGCACCCTGCGACCGGCGCGCGTGGCGCCGCCGGCCGACGCCGCGACCGTGCTCGAGATCGACGGGCTCGAGAAGCGTTTCGGGGCGAACACGGCGGTCGACCGGGTGTCGCTCGACGTGCGCGTCGGCTCCTTCTTCGGCATCGTCGGGCCGAACGGCGCCGGCAAGACCACGACCCTGTCGATGGTCACCGGCCTGCTGCGTCCCGACGCGGGAACCGTGCGCATCCACGGCATCGATGCATGGGCCGACCCGAAGCACGCCAAGCGCAACACGGGCGTGCTGCCCGACCGGCTGCGCCTGTTCGACCGCCTCACCGGAGCCCAGCTCCTCTACTACTCGGGCATCCTGCGCGGGCTCGACCCGCGTACCGTCAAGGAGCGCAGCGCCGACCTGGTCGCCGCGTTCGCGCTCGACGACGCGATCGACCGCCTCGTCGCCGACTACTCCGCCGGCATGACGAAGAAGATCGCTCTCGCGTGCGCGATGATCCACTCGCCGCGGCTGCTCGTGCTGGACGAACCGTTCGAGTCGGTCGACCCGGTGTCGGCGGCGAACCTCACCGAGATCCTCGAGCGGTACGTCGCCGGCGGCGGCACCGTGCTGCTGTCGAGTCACAGCATGGACCTCATCGAACGAGTCTGCGACTCGGTCGCCGTCGTGGTGAGCGGCCGCATCCTCGCCTCGGGCACGCTCGACGAGGTGCGCCGGGGCGAGAGCCTCGAAGAACGGTTCGTGGAGCTCGCAGGCGGGCGCAAGGCGGCCGAGGGGATGGAATGGTTGCACAGTTTCTCCGACTGA
- a CDS encoding NTP transferase domain-containing protein, with translation MTTQIVILAAGMGSRLGRSLPKPLTELSDGRTIMRQQFDNIRHSFGDAADVTIVVGYKLEHIMEAFPQASFVYNEEYDQTNTSKSLMRALTASQPGGVLWMNGDVVFDPRILDRAVPLIARDQSFVTVNHAKVSDEEVKYTISAEGYVKELSKTVKGGLGEAVGINYISSRDKAVFLHHLQRVNDQDYFERGLELAIEKNGILVEPMDISDLYAVEIDFAEDLERANHFV, from the coding sequence GTGACCACGCAGATCGTGATTCTCGCAGCCGGCATGGGGAGCCGGCTCGGACGATCCCTTCCCAAGCCCCTCACCGAGCTCAGCGACGGCCGCACCATCATGCGCCAGCAGTTCGACAACATCCGTCACTCGTTCGGCGACGCCGCCGACGTGACGATCGTCGTCGGCTACAAGCTCGAGCACATCATGGAGGCGTTCCCGCAGGCCTCCTTCGTCTACAACGAGGAGTACGACCAGACGAACACCTCGAAGTCGCTCATGCGCGCGCTCACCGCGTCGCAGCCGGGCGGCGTGCTGTGGATGAACGGCGACGTCGTCTTCGACCCGCGCATCCTCGACCGCGCCGTGCCGCTCATCGCACGCGACCAGTCGTTCGTGACCGTGAACCACGCGAAGGTCTCCGACGAAGAGGTGAAGTACACGATCAGCGCCGAGGGCTACGTCAAGGAGCTCTCGAAGACCGTCAAGGGCGGGCTCGGCGAGGCCGTCGGCATCAACTACATCTCGTCGCGCGACAAGGCGGTGTTCCTGCACCACCTGCAGCGCGTCAACGACCAGGACTACTTCGAGCGCGGCCTCGAGCTGGCCATCGAGAAGAACGGCATCCTCGTGGAGCCGATGGACATCTCCGACCTGTACGCGGTCGAGATCGACTTCGCCGAAGACCTGGAGCGAGCCAACCACTTCGTGTGA
- a CDS encoding ECF transporter S component codes for MPARRTSTSILLSCAAIGVGGGLVAGASGYLAAAFAVFGPMLYGLTAGTHFLPSVVGLSLLRRPGTGLLTGLIAGLVGAAFAPWWFGRYLGTGLLVGLLLEIPFLVTRYRRWDPWMFYVSGAFAGLVLAVGVFFALGAEHYAWWAWVIALAAWVLSPVLFIWIGRVIANALERAGVARSARTAANRE; via the coding sequence GTGCCCGCGCGACGAACCAGTACCAGCATCCTCCTGAGTTGTGCGGCGATCGGCGTCGGCGGCGGGCTCGTGGCCGGAGCATCCGGCTACCTCGCAGCGGCCTTCGCCGTCTTCGGCCCGATGCTGTACGGCCTGACCGCCGGAACCCACTTCCTGCCGAGCGTCGTCGGGCTCTCGCTGCTGCGCCGCCCGGGTACGGGGCTGCTCACCGGCCTCATCGCGGGCCTCGTCGGCGCCGCGTTCGCGCCCTGGTGGTTCGGCCGCTACCTCGGCACCGGGCTGCTGGTGGGGCTGCTGCTCGAGATCCCGTTCCTCGTCACCCGCTACCGCCGCTGGGATCCGTGGATGTTCTACGTGTCGGGCGCGTTCGCCGGCCTGGTGCTCGCGGTGGGCGTGTTCTTCGCGCTCGGCGCCGAGCACTACGCCTGGTGGGCGTGGGTGATCGCGCTCGCCGCGTGGGTGCTCAGCCCGGTGCTGTTCATCTGGATCGGGCGGGTCATCGCGAACGCACTCGAGCGCGCGGGCGTCGCCCGCTCGGCACGGACGGCGGCGAATCGCGAGTAG
- a CDS encoding ABC transporter permease yields MSVVTSYAETHPLQRTRWGRYRHALWLLTTRDLKVRYSTSALGYLWSVLDPLVMAGIYWFVFTQVFQRGVGQTPYIVFLLAALLPWMWFNGAVSDSTRAFLKDAKLVRSTMIPRTIWVNRIVLSKGIEFLLSIPVLALFAIVFGAPVSWELVFFPLAIVLQAVLTAGVCLIVAPLVVFFRDLERAVKLVLRFLFYASPIIYGTTDLPGGFGFWAAFNPLSGVFSLYRAGFFPQELNWFDVGVSAAMSLLILAVGLWVFRSSERQVLKEI; encoded by the coding sequence ATGAGTGTCGTGACGAGCTATGCCGAGACGCATCCGCTGCAGCGGACGCGATGGGGGCGTTATCGCCACGCCCTGTGGCTGCTCACCACGCGTGACCTGAAGGTGCGCTACTCCACGTCGGCGCTGGGGTACCTCTGGAGCGTGCTGGACCCGCTCGTGATGGCCGGCATCTACTGGTTCGTGTTCACGCAGGTGTTCCAGCGGGGCGTCGGGCAGACGCCGTACATCGTGTTCCTGCTCGCCGCATTGCTGCCGTGGATGTGGTTCAACGGTGCCGTGTCGGATTCGACGCGCGCGTTCCTGAAGGACGCGAAGCTCGTGCGGTCGACGATGATCCCGCGGACGATCTGGGTGAACCGCATCGTGCTGTCGAAGGGCATCGAGTTCCTGCTGTCGATCCCGGTGCTCGCGCTGTTCGCGATCGTGTTCGGGGCGCCGGTGTCGTGGGAGCTCGTGTTCTTCCCGCTCGCGATCGTGCTGCAGGCGGTGCTCACCGCCGGGGTGTGCCTGATCGTCGCGCCGTTGGTGGTGTTCTTCCGCGACCTCGAGCGGGCGGTGAAGCTCGTGCTGCGGTTCCTGTTCTACGCGTCGCCGATCATCTACGGCACGACCGACCTGCCGGGCGGATTCGGGTTCTGGGCGGCGTTCAACCCGCTGAGCGGGGTGTTCTCGCTCTACCGTGCCGGGTTCTTCCCGCAGGAGCTGAACTGGTTCGACGTCGGCGTGTCGGCGGCGATGTCGCTGCTCATCCTGGCGGTGGGGCTCTGGGTGTTCCGGTCGTCGGAACGACAGGTGCTGAAGGAGATCTGA
- a CDS encoding ABC transporter ATP-binding protein, with product MGEASVVPAAPAAGAADAAIRIEGLGIRFRRNRRGRRSFKDLLAGRKRRTRPGEFWALRDVNAVVRPGEAIGVVGRNGQGKSTLLKLVAGVMIPDEGSVQITDGVAPLIEITGGFVDDLTVRDNVYLTAGLHGMSRAQIDAKFDEIVGFAEIPDFVDTPYKHLSSGMKVRIAFAVISQLEEPIMLVDEVLAVGDKAFREKCYARIEEMLAGGRTLFFVSHNERDLRRFCTRGLYLDGGRLVLDGPIGDVLDRYNADHGLLK from the coding sequence ATGGGCGAAGCATCCGTCGTCCCCGCCGCGCCCGCTGCCGGCGCCGCCGACGCGGCCATCCGCATCGAAGGACTCGGCATCCGATTCCGGCGCAACCGGCGCGGGCGCCGATCGTTCAAGGACCTGTTGGCGGGCCGCAAGCGTCGCACCCGACCAGGCGAGTTCTGGGCGCTGCGCGACGTGAACGCGGTGGTGCGCCCGGGCGAAGCGATCGGCGTGGTCGGCCGCAACGGGCAGGGCAAATCCACCCTGTTGAAGCTGGTCGCCGGTGTGATGATCCCCGATGAGGGAAGCGTGCAGATCACCGACGGGGTCGCGCCGCTCATCGAGATCACGGGCGGATTCGTCGACGACCTCACCGTGCGCGACAACGTCTACCTCACCGCAGGGCTGCACGGCATGTCGCGAGCGCAGATCGATGCGAAGTTCGACGAGATCGTCGGGTTCGCCGAGATCCCCGACTTCGTCGACACGCCCTACAAGCACCTGTCCAGCGGCATGAAGGTGCGCATCGCGTTCGCCGTGATCTCGCAGCTCGAGGAGCCGATCATGCTCGTCGACGAAGTGCTCGCGGTCGGCGACAAGGCGTTCCGCGAGAAGTGCTACGCACGGATCGAGGAGATGCTCGCGGGCGGGCGCACCCTCTTCTTCGTGTCGCACAACGAGCGCGACCTGCGCCGGTTCTGCACGCGCGGGCTCTACCTCGACGGCGGACGGCTCGTGCTCGACGGACCGATCGGCGACGTGCTCGACCGGTACAACGCGGATCACGGGCTGCTGAAGTAG
- a CDS encoding HNH endonuclease signature motif containing protein, translating to MPRAAAVRVEVALAEVAELENAIRAAQARQLELIAEASDAFVIDDEPAIGLTAGEAAELARRSFAAELAVTLRVHERTANGLVDEAGWLEVSGRATRAMLGRGEISMAHAREVIAQVLSVPEDARPALEAALLERAATRTPAQFRRIARRLRERMHPESGEIRRTAARAERRLWVEPADDGMAWLHLFIEAERAIAIEGRVRDLAGRAAGDRKAMGADLADVATALLLTGIAPTVAGEHLDDEAWRRVQSSIRPTVHVTVPVLALLGIGDAPAELEGYGPIDSATATALAGNATSWRRILTHPETGAFLSYGRDTYRVPADLAGYVRVRDGTCRFPNCSRPASRTDLDHTDDWADGGATDAANLACLCRAHHRVKHHGGWRVRQLGGGRLEWTSPTGRVHVTEPEYAFAQGAGVGAGP from the coding sequence ATGCCCCGTGCTGCCGCCGTGCGCGTCGAGGTCGCGCTCGCCGAGGTCGCCGAGCTCGAAAACGCGATCCGGGCAGCTCAGGCACGGCAGCTCGAACTCATCGCCGAAGCATCCGACGCGTTCGTGATCGATGACGAGCCGGCTATCGGGCTCACGGCAGGCGAGGCCGCCGAGCTCGCACGCCGCTCCTTCGCAGCCGAGCTCGCCGTGACGCTGCGTGTTCACGAGCGCACCGCGAACGGGCTCGTCGACGAGGCCGGGTGGCTCGAGGTATCCGGTCGGGCCACCCGCGCGATGCTCGGTCGCGGTGAGATCTCGATGGCCCACGCGCGCGAGGTGATCGCGCAGGTCCTCTCGGTGCCCGAAGACGCCCGGCCCGCGCTCGAAGCCGCGCTGCTCGAACGTGCGGCGACGCGCACGCCGGCGCAGTTCCGTCGCATCGCGCGCCGGTTGCGCGAGCGGATGCATCCAGAGTCGGGCGAGATCCGCCGCACGGCCGCGCGGGCCGAGCGGCGGCTCTGGGTCGAGCCGGCCGACGACGGCATGGCGTGGTTGCACCTGTTCATCGAAGCCGAGCGCGCGATCGCGATCGAGGGGCGGGTGCGTGATCTGGCCGGCAGAGCGGCGGGCGACCGGAAGGCGATGGGAGCAGATCTGGCGGATGTCGCGACCGCCCTTCTGCTCACCGGCATCGCACCGACGGTTGCCGGCGAACACCTCGACGATGAGGCGTGGCGCCGGGTGCAATCGTCGATTCGCCCGACGGTCCACGTCACCGTTCCGGTGCTCGCGCTGCTCGGCATCGGCGACGCGCCGGCCGAGCTCGAGGGCTACGGCCCCATCGACTCGGCGACGGCGACCGCGCTCGCCGGCAACGCGACGAGCTGGCGGCGCATCCTGACCCACCCCGAGACGGGCGCGTTCCTCTCGTACGGCCGCGACACGTACCGGGTACCCGCCGATCTCGCGGGGTACGTGCGGGTGCGCGACGGTACCTGCCGGTTCCCGAACTGCAGTCGGCCGGCGAGTCGCACCGACCTCGACCACACCGACGACTGGGCTGATGGCGGAGCTACCGACGCGGCGAACTTGGCCTGTCTCTGCCGAGCCCACCACCGGGTGAAACACCACGGCGGCTGGCGCGTGCGCCAACTCGGCGGCGGGCGACTCGAATGGACCAGTCCGACCGGGCGGGTGCACGTCACCGAGCCCGAGTACGCGTTTGCCCAGGGCGCCGGTGTCGGTGCGGGGCCATGA
- a CDS encoding UvrD-helicase domain-containing protein produces MIATAVAFLESDPDDEEDPATRAVLRHIRDDVKYVVVDEYQDVNPLQERLISALVRFGANLCVVGDDDQTIYQWRGSEVRNILEFAGRHDAVRTIELSDNFRSSRGIVALGRSIAERIPAGERLAKGMEFASHQVWERGDLLALTFDDLGAEARWIADRIEALRGIPFSDDPDAAPRGLSWSDCAVLFRTVKDATPLVDELRRRGIPYLIKGLARLFDAPEIAAVCGLFSYMVDEIDAVTLQERLVAANLLPEPERFPQAIALLDRSRRFDSGERWDTYNIQRLYLQVLETLNVREQSIHPLHTVVVGIDRGHRACTPSETDPFAADRDPRRSHHVLGAQVPVRVSVPVQTPLHVRIQPADP; encoded by the coding sequence ATGATCGCGACCGCCGTGGCGTTCCTCGAGTCCGATCCCGACGACGAGGAGGATCCTGCTACGCGGGCCGTGCTCCGTCACATCAGGGACGACGTGAAATACGTCGTCGTCGACGAATACCAAGACGTGAACCCGCTGCAGGAGCGGCTGATCTCCGCCCTCGTCCGATTCGGGGCGAACCTGTGCGTCGTCGGCGACGACGATCAGACGATCTACCAGTGGCGCGGGAGCGAGGTGCGCAACATCCTCGAATTCGCAGGCCGGCACGATGCGGTACGGACCATCGAGCTCTCCGATAACTTCCGTTCGAGTCGAGGCATCGTCGCCCTTGGGCGCAGCATCGCCGAGCGCATCCCCGCCGGCGAACGTCTCGCCAAGGGCATGGAGTTCGCATCCCATCAGGTCTGGGAACGAGGCGACCTGCTCGCCCTGACATTCGATGATCTCGGCGCGGAGGCGAGGTGGATAGCCGACCGAATCGAAGCACTGCGCGGTATCCCATTCTCCGACGACCCCGACGCCGCACCGCGCGGATTGTCATGGTCGGATTGCGCGGTCTTGTTTCGAACCGTCAAGGATGCGACGCCGCTCGTGGACGAACTCCGGCGCCGTGGCATCCCGTACCTGATCAAAGGGTTGGCTCGGCTCTTCGATGCACCGGAGATCGCCGCGGTTTGCGGATTGTTCTCGTACATGGTCGATGAGATCGACGCAGTCACCCTCCAAGAGCGTTTGGTCGCGGCGAACCTGCTTCCTGAACCCGAGCGATTCCCGCAGGCCATCGCGCTTCTCGACCGATCCCGGCGATTCGACAGCGGTGAACGGTGGGACACGTACAACATCCAGCGGCTCTACCTCCAGGTGCTCGAGACATTGAACGTGCGGGAGCAGAGCATTCATCCACTGCACACAGTCGTCGTGGGTATCGACCGCGGACACCGGGCTTGCACACCGAGCGAAACTGACCCCTTCGCCGCCGACCGAGATCCCCGCCGTTCGCATCACGTTCTCGGAGCTCAAGTACCTGTTCGAGTGTCCGTACCAGTTCAAACTCCGCTTCATGTACGGATTCAACCCGCCGATCCATGA
- a CDS encoding RecB family exonuclease yields the protein MYGFNPPIHEALGYGKGLHDALAEMHKRAIDRDVPDVSEAVELVDRHLSTPYAYPALRSQLRRSAIDAIERYFAVHGDDLTRTVHAEKQIRVQVAPGVTVDGRIDLIRRLETDEVAIVDFKSTARAQPEDVTRDQLHVYALGYRELTSESADLIEVLILDERGRTTREQVVDPILEGVREKIEAVADDIRANRYACTHDHTGDRANDDLAWLCAPVRR from the coding sequence ATGTACGGATTCAACCCGCCGATCCATGAGGCGCTCGGGTACGGAAAGGGTCTGCACGACGCCCTTGCCGAGATGCACAAGCGTGCGATCGACAGGGACGTACCCGATGTATCGGAAGCCGTCGAACTCGTGGATCGGCACCTCTCCACCCCCTATGCCTACCCCGCGCTACGGTCGCAGCTGCGGAGGTCGGCGATCGACGCCATCGAGCGCTACTTCGCCGTGCACGGCGATGACCTGACGCGCACCGTTCATGCCGAGAAGCAGATTCGCGTGCAGGTCGCTCCCGGCGTCACCGTCGACGGGCGGATCGACCTCATTCGTCGACTCGAAACCGATGAAGTCGCCATCGTCGATTTCAAGTCGACCGCGCGCGCGCAACCCGAAGACGTCACACGGGATCAGCTCCATGTGTACGCCCTCGGCTATCGCGAACTCACCAGTGAGTCAGCGGATCTCATCGAGGTGTTGATCCTCGACGAACGCGGCCGCACCACGCGCGAGCAGGTCGTCGATCCGATTCTCGAGGGAGTACGCGAGAAGATCGAGGCGGTTGCCGACGACATCCGAGCGAACCGCTACGCATGTACTCACGATCACACCGGCGACCGAGCCAACGATGACCTGGCCTGGCTCTGCGCACCGGTCCGGCGCTGA